GCACAGTGTGTCACCCGCACAGAGTTCAAACAGAGTTTGCACGTCTATTTGAAGGACGACCAGCCACAACGGTGATGTTTTGGGGTCGTAAAGAGGCAAACGGTGGAagcttatattcttatatttcttcattctGTTGCCACAATTGGGCATTGCACAAACTCGTACCATTTTCAGTAACTAGCGCTGCTTCgatcatcacggactctctgctctgctctctgtaagaaccattagcatgagcagacaagctagctctctgtgcagagcgaatagactcctaacaggctattgtaaggctaatggctcatggcaggctgtaacatgaacatgtacgttatgaacagaaaaacgaaaatgctggaatacgtttctgtctgcaaaattcaagtttccatcgctgccagtgagggagtaagcgcacgctggacggatcgactagtttggtctacgacatggatgtcaacaactggtatgtagctgcttgcacaaacacactgttttaaccacttttttattaattgtgagtcataaacgctacagtgctgtgttcttaGGTGTCTGATCTTGCTTcataccttttggggtgagatttggagcatgttaagacgcttaaaacacagtgttaagttctgaccccatgctgttagctgtcaatgctaactctccgttcaaggagccctgttAGGGGTGGACCAAACgtgttcgcgttttcggtactggctagtcaagggtagcttgagcgataaagctacatgttgaaatcgaccaaagttctcctttaaagctgGCTTTATTCCATTTAGTAATGCAAACTACAAACATTGCTCACCAGGACACTCGGAATCGTTTACATTTGTGTTCATACCTGTGCTTCTCCtgctttgacagtgaaaatgtaTGCTTTGAAAGAAAATCTCTATAAACACAATCTCCCTCAACTTGACTTAAATGGGGCTGCAAATTAATCTCAATAGGGGTTTTAAACAAACCAGAGTTTCTGGCTGGCAGTCTATGGGGGTGAGGTCTGCAGTGTGACACGGACAGATTAGGAATGAGATAGCAGGTATCACACAAAGGGACTGCTACACTATTTGCCAATTTTCCCTTTCTGTTTTTGAATGTATGATACctgtatactttttttttttgctcttgtcGCCCTCTAGTGTCCAGATAGTATTTAGCACCCACcttataaatgaataaaatgagtGTTACTGTAATTAAAGAAATGAATGTGATTTAGTTGTTATGATGCAATTTTGGGAGACGCTACGGGgagaaaagtaaaagtactgaatATCACCTTGAAACTTCCACAGTGGATCAGACACATGACAATTATTTTTTGGATTACAAGTTGTCTAGTTGAATTTGCACTTGGTCCCATACATCTCCAACAAACATTGAATAAAACCAggttgaaaatgtttgttttgttgacacATTGCAGTCAGGGATTTTTAACGAAGGTAAGTTTGAATAGTTCCTTTTCTCATTCCACAAATCAGAAAAACGACCAATTCAAAACAACCATTCAAAAATGTTACATTGCTGCAACGTTATTAGGAatacaatgttatataaatcaggctatgacTGATATATGAATATACATATGAACAGACAAAAATGGCCTTAATTGACAGAGAAAAAATGGTAAATGTGGTACAAATTAGTTATCGCCATTAAACATTCCTAGCTGATTCCTTACATGAggaacattatcattattatatctTGCATTACAGTGTGTGCGGGTGCAAGTGCTTGTGAGTGTACGCTTGAGTTGGTTGTCAAATATATTGATAAAAAATAGTATTCACAAATGTAATGAAATGGGCACTGTTTTGCATAAATATGATACAAAAATGAATGTGTCTTTTGGATGTTTTTCCCCCCCGATAGTCTGGAGGAAGTCTTGTTATTAAAGCAAAACAGCCCAACAACTCAAAATTGAAGTCCtgaagaccagagctggatACAACCAAAAaataactacacactccaataTGTAATGAAAATGGTCATTAAACATAGAATTTCCACTGCATGATATTCTTCTTTCATGTTGGGAAAGTGAGCATGTGGTTTGAGGCTGACGTTTGTCTTTTAGCATTTCACCCAACATTCATTGACGTCCACAAGGTcagcgaggcagctgacggcTTCCCACGGCGGGTCCCGCCTGACTgtccgtgtgcatgtgtgtgtctctggggTAGCTGTTtgtctcttgtgtagttcattGCTCAGTAGTAACAAAAGAAGGCCCTTACACGattaaacaaaacaggaaaaaatgagagaaactctgaCACACACGCTCTCACACACTAATGTTTCCCATGCTTGTGCCACGCTGCTCAGATCACTTGGGACGCGGCCTCTGACGGCTGTGAGGCACGTCCAAGTGAAGCAACCTTGCTGCATGACAAAACACAATATAATGATTGGTGTGCAGTTCGATGAGTGATTCTGAGGAGGCACAGAAAAGTAATTGAAGTGATTTTGACTGTTGAATCTGGGTTGAATGGGGCCCAGGTGACTTGCAGGGCAGCATGAGTGTGACGGTGGAGGAGAAGTGAGTAACTTCTTTCAGGTTAATATGTAATTTTGGCGGAGCCAGGCTTGACAGAGGATTGGTCGGGGGGGGTAATGTGTAGCCCGGGCTCTACTTTTCAGTCCGTTTATCTGCAGACGACTTTCCACTGCTGAGGATCGCAGGACGAGCTGGTCACCTTCAGGTCTGCATTGTATCCTTTTCTTGGGAGTTTTTCAGTACATCTGTGCTTAATCTCCTCAACTAAAACAATGGTTTCCGTCCTCAGGCATGACGGTGCCAGAGCCAGCCGTTGTCTCTGTCCCCCAGGCTCAGTAACTGGAATCTGTCCCTGCAGAGTGAAAAGAGTGCAGGGCCTGTCTGGTTACTGCACCCAGGGGCCAGACTTCTCTCCGAAAAGGCCCACGTTATCTCTACTACAGCTACAATTCACTGCTTGAGATGTAGAAATGTGACTGAATGTGTTGTGTGAACAAACAGCTGCACGAAagggtttttttcttgtttcttttcctctgctgACCTACAGTGAGAGTTAGAATGCTAATCCTCTCAAGCAAAATCGTTGCTCATGTCCAAAGTATTCGGAGATGAGGGCATGTAGCAGCAGCTGCATTATCTTCAGCTGCAGAATGATTCAGTGTTgtgtctcaggtcagtctgactGAAGTCCGGTGCCCACCGCAATCAGAACAATCTTGGTCTCAGCACCACTGGTATCTCAAAAGTTTCTTATcttggcaaaaaaacaaaaacaatcatatGGTGCTCTCATTGTAGTCTTCTCTATCTGTTCCGCTTCGTTATTTTCATAGAGCGTAGCGAAACAATCAAGATAAACACATCAAATGTAACCTGatgtaaacttgaaaacatGCCAGCGCTTGAATCCCCCCTTCAGCTGCGGGAAAGAATCACAGCTCCATCTCCGGCCCCTCACGGTATGGGCCGGCAAAGCAGAAGCTAGAATCAGATCACAGGGGATATGAGCATCTGGAACTTAGATTtaccgtgaaaaaaaaaaaaagaagcaaaacatgAACATTGCCTTTGTTGAGACATTTCCTGAAGGAGCAGTTCTCCGAAGaaataaaattcagtcattatttattcactaaCATGCCGGTGAAAAGTCTGGTAGAGTTTTGAAGTCgttcctggagcttcacagcaaaacagcgttacAGCATTCTCGTAAACAACTGCAGTAGATGGGAAgttgttttgaaatgtataaaaatcaacaaaaaaaccccccaaaatgGCCAACAAggcccaaattgatttgaaatgacGTTCACCCCCTTGCATTTCAGATAGTGTGCTTGCTAACACATTTAGCTTGTAGCCCATGTGAAGACTTTGGcttttaaaaagggtgtaaaaccatctttttaaatcattttgggATCTCACCGTTAACacagacttggattacgccTGATAAacaactgggggaaaaaaacaaactaaaaatgcAGGGGTTTTTGTCCCGGActacaagtccccatctgctccACTTGTTTAGGGGAATGCTTCGATACTGTTGTGCTGTGaaacccagaaatgttttgcgaaCCAAAACGGGGTGAGCAGCTAATGATCGAATTtgtatttttgggtgaactgttcctttaagtccTCTTTACTATTCCGCGCATGTAATGCAAGAAGGGGCGGCTATCTGTGTGGGTTGGAGATGCTGAGAATGAAGACCTGCCTGCATTCTGGCCTTCGACCTTCACCAAAACCAGTGAGTGCATTatttaaaaacctttttctgCACAATAAAAGCAGAGAGAGCGTGCCCGCCCTGGGAAACACATCTGTATATGAAGTGGCTGCACCGATGAACTGTGGGTGTTTGTGAAGGTTTTAAAATATTCACCTGCAGTCAAATTACAATATTTTGGAGTGTCAAATGAGCTTGCTGTCAAAACATCTTCCCTTTTGTGTTCTCCGCTAATGTTTAACTTAAGTTAACGCTTTACACGTTGGACAGGGCAGAAACACGATCCCATCATGCTTTAGAGGCTGTATAATGTGTGCCCCCTCTGCCAGCCTGTCACCTTTCACTCGTTAAGTCACATTTCAAAGATTCCCCAGAGGTCACTGCTATTATAAGACCCCGACACctcacacaccacaccacactacCCACAGGAGCCCGTTATCTGGTTCACGTGGCACTTTCATTTAGGTGttttttgcccccccccccctcggaGCTGTTGATTCGGGCGTCCGCAGGTGGGGAAGTTCTCACCGCTGCAGCTGCGCAAATTGTTTATCTGCAGACGTTCCCTGTCCTGGGATTCTTTAACCAGCTGTTGCAGTTTAAACTCCATGGGGGTGATACAAGTGTGCGCAGGGAGGGTTCACAGCAGGCCGCTCAGGTGTGGCAGTGCCTTCTGTTTAACACAGGACGCCAGGGGAAATCATATGGGTCTTTTTCAAACTTACCTCCCATTTGCACACTTGGAAAAAACGTGAACAAACTAACGCTGTGCAAACTGAGTAGATTAGTTGACTTTTTAGCCAGTGAGGACGTTTATACGTGACAAGCTTATAATGCGGCAGTGTTGTAAAACTGTCCTACATAAATACGTGTTATCAGTAAATGTGGTTTTGAATGCTGAAATGCCATCAGtcaggatttgaaccagtgatctCGCGGTCCATTGTGCAAACATGAGCTCTATGCTCTAACCTGTTGGCCACTGAGCCGGCCAGCAATATGTATGTTtatgtcagtctgtgtgtatAAAAGCTGAATAAAAGTCATAATGTGTGAAGGCCGTCTGAGCCCTGTAGTGTCTGTCAAACTGGTCAGTGTCGTGTGACATTTATAAAGGAGACGTTCACACTAATGAGCTGATCATCTTGTAGGAAGTTGCCAAGTTTAACTGCAGAACATGCCTTGTGCTCagcaataaaatgctttatgtGGCTCATTATGCTTCCACGAGTGCTGCTGTGTCATATTTTTACACATCAGCTGGCTGCTGACCTGGTGATGTCTCTTTAAATGGCATGGAGTGGCTTCCCCTGAGGAATGCGTGTTCGGGATAATGAaactgttttgcatttttgtctCTTGCTGTCCGGGCGAGGGCACCCCTGACCCCCCCTCTCTTTAAATCAGGGGTCACACCCGCTGAGCGACACACGAGCTGCGGAACAGGACACAAACAATAATTCACACGCCCTAATACTCCCAAAACTACACTTTATTCTGGATTTTCCTTCATGTAGAAATACTTtgtacacatttacattttttcgTTTGAGAGAAACTAGCGCGAGTCTTCACGCAAACTATGAACACTCTAGCGTATATCAAAGCTGTCTAACTGAGGCTATCAGAGGGCTTTAGCGTTTACTAGATATGTTTCAGCTAgaacacacagagggaggaaggtcaGCCGTTTCAATATTtataaagtgaaaaatgaggCCATAAATACATTAACAAACAAGCTTGTCCTTGTGATATGctacagaaagaagaaaaaagaaagaaattaggAGATAAGTCAACccctttaaaatgttcagtCACTGCACATTCAGGTCTGTGCTGAGAATCTACCATCCTGTTTTCTCTAACAATAGAGATCCAGGTCAACGCGCAGTGGAAACGTCCAGCAGCGGCGGCTCGGGCCTCGTCCAGAAAGCTCTCTGTGCTTCAGCACTGCCGCCTCGCCCCCGATACCGGCGGGGCTGAGAGACCCACTGGCTGTAAGGGAGGAgcatggaggtggaggggggccTATTCATACAGCCCCGGCCTAAATTAGGCCTTCACAACCTGTCTAAAAATAACAGAGAGAGCAAGACggcaagagaaggagagagatcGGGTCTGTGCTCACATACACAGGGGGAGTGTGCAGAGTGAAGAAAAGTAGCACGCCTCCTGAATGagaacttgtgtgtgtgtgtgtgtgtgtgtgtgtgtgtatgatgtgtgtatacacatgtttgtgtgtgtgtgtttgtccagcGGTCATGGAGGCCGAAGAAAGGACTCAGTACATTGCGTCCTCGTATACATCCGTCCGCAGGCAAAAGAGAATTCCTCCGCCCAGCATGAAGATGGTGGCTCCCCAGCCGAGCCCGTAGCCCCAGTTGAACTCGTGGTAGGTCTGAAGAACCGTCCCGTCGATGAACTTGATCGGATAGAGGACCAGAGCGCAGGCCTGCAGGACCACTGGAACCAAAGCAGAGTCAAACATGGGAGTTTGTCATTGAATTCAATTAAAAGTTAAGCAGTCagtttgacagaaaataaatctgGCACAActtctgattatttttcattatcgATTGTTCTGATGATTAACTGATTCATCTTTTAGTCTATAAATGGTCTACAACCCAAGGTCACAAatggcaaagaaaaacagtcaatCCTCGCCTCCTTTGTGAAGCTCTGGTTTGAAATCTTTCTGTTTCAGatgaatccttttttttataaaaatctaTTCAGTGTAATACTTTTGGCTCACTTTGTCTTGCACCTTAACAGGGACAAAGTTTGTGTATTCATCAACCTTCGACTCAAAAACAAGTGACGTTAATGGCTTCGcttgtgtaaaaaaagaaagctctGACGGCCAAACACGCTGCTGTAAAGGCAGAAATGAGACAGTGAATAGCAACTGAAGGCTTTTCAGAGTCTGCAAAGAGAGCTAAGAGCCACCGAAGGTTACCAGAGAACGGTTATATAAAGTAATTacatactgctgctgcttcagatgGCGTCAAAAtgagcctctttttttttttacatgctgggaataacaataaaaagtgtttttaggAGCATGTAGATAAAACAGGCTTAGGTAAGTGAGTGATCAGTCACTTCACTGCACTTCTAAATAAATGCACACACTAATCAGAGGTCCTTTATTATACAGCAAACACTGAGACGTTTGAGGAGTGAGTTCATTGATTTAGTACTCTTGATTAATGTGATGCTAATAAAACACATATCGTGTATCTGACAGAAGCAACAAGCGGATACAGTACATACAAGTACATCATAATAATTTAATCCATAGCTTTCAAGACAGGAATAAAAAGCTCCTTCCAGTGTAACAAGATGGGTTTCATCATTTCTATGTCTCATCCAGTCTCCATCTTTGTGAGACACACCTCCCTGTGGGTTTCCTGTCTTTTCACTCTTGACACTGACTGActtaaacatcacatttaaggACCCCAGAGTGAAGCCGCACGGTTCCTTTATTCTTATGAAACGTGGAAGTATTTTTTAACagttctctttcttctttcaaCCTTGACATCCCTGAAGGAATATTAACTTAATGCCTTTGATGCCTCCTCCATCATTGTGAATCACTTTTCCACCTTTAGTCACTCAGCTACCGGTGGTGAAATGTGTTGGCGTCATCGTGAGTGTTCGCCCATGTTTGCCATCAAAGGCACATTGTGGCACCGGTTCCTTTAAGCTAGGTGACTCTTGAGGAAAGCACTTTGTGTAAGTACGACCCCGCCTTTCCTTCCTACAGGACGGAGCAGCGGGCGTGCAGGAGGTACCACGGCAGCCCAGGAATGTGGCGGTGTTGATGGAGCCCAGACTGAGCTCGCGGGCCCGCTGAGGTCATATTTCcggacagaaaataaataccACACAGCCACGGTCCTGCCAAGGGGCATTTTACAGTCCGGCccctccgctgctgctgctgccgctgccgccgTGCTGAAGACTGTTCGCCTGTTAGGAGGACCTTATTCTCGCAAGGCTCTTAAAGCAATTACAAACAGGAAAGGATAATACTGCACTCCCACGCTTTGCAATAAATGGCTAGCAGTCAAAGGCGCAGACATGAAGTCGACTGCACACTGGTCCTTTGTGACAGATGTGAGACAAAAAAACCCTCACATTTCCCCTTCATTATTCCGCCCTGTTTGAcaacattatattttattatttatctgcTTGTTACCGCTCACTTACACTCCTTgtgttgacatttatttttgggTTCAATGGGTTGTTTTGCCCTGAAATATTGCCTGGTGTCCCTCCATATTTTCACCCTCTGTTGTCTTTTCAGGTACTGATCGATCAGGACgcagtgaaatgataacaatttgtcagattataTGACTTGCAACCTGAAACACAGCCGTACGACGACTGATATTCCCACCCTTGCCgcgatgtcagaggaaaatggccaccgtGTGAATGACTATAGTTTGATGTTGTGGGCAATACAATGGTTTGCTTTCTTGGTGAGAGTTAGGTTAGAAGATTGGTACAACTCTTGTTGATTATATGAAGCCACAGCCATCAGATGGTTAGCTAAGCTTAGCGAAAAAATCTGGAAACAAAGGCTGGGCTCTGTCCAAAAGGACCTCTCAAGCTAACATAAACATGTTATATactgtttgtttaatttttaacaaatatCTTACTGTGGAAATGTGAAGAAGTGGTTTTACAGGGAGCTATGTGCCCGAcagcagtttatttttttcctgttgaGCAGAACTAGGCTAGCTTTTTAAGCCTGTTCCACTttttcatgctaagctaagctaacaggctgccAGCTGTGGCTTCGTATTCAAAAACAACTCTGACCAAGGAAGCCGATATGTGTACAGAGCTGTCAAACCATTGTCAAACTGTTCCCCTGAGTTTAGATTACAGGCACGATGTACAATGTCAAGTAGGAGGAATGTTATTTGTGAAACACaacagtgtgtctgttttttatatAACTGGAACTGGGCACGAGGTAAGTAGCAGTAAGTGGTTCGTGTTTCATCACTCgtgtttttaaagtaaagtaagcGCAGGCTCTGAGTCAGTTATCACAATACATCCTGACTTCTACCCTTTGGCTTTAATTATAGGTTTCATAGATAGATCCACCCTCATCGGTGTCGAAATGCGGATCTTTCTCGCTAAGCATGCAGGAGGAGTGCAGTCCAAGTATGAGGCAGCGCTGTGTGAGGAATCCGCGGTGGCTTTTTCTTTCCCCACAGTGACTTCACTTCTGCAAATTCTGTGGCTGCTTTTTCTTGGCCCATGAGCCGGGCAGCTCCCCAGACGCCACACCGCAGAAAATATGAGCTCAACCAGAAGCCTCTTTTCAGCTGCTTCTTTCCCTCTGCGCCCCTTCCATTTAATGTCAGCACTGGAACAAAAAACACCCTGTCTATATGGaaattgttgtggttgtggcgGAGCCTGTGTGTGCCGTCTTTCTCTTTCCAAACGTGCGTGAGCGTGATGTGTCGGAGCGCCGGGTAAAATACTCACACGGGGCAGAAAAGTGCGAATGATTTCAGGCGTTCTGGGGTTGGAAAGTAACAGAAAAGGGAGGAGACGGGCGTACCTGCGGTGAAGAGGAACACAGCCACGGTGCGGTAGTGCCTTCTCTGCGTCCCCCGGCAGAGGGAAATCAGGGCCACCAAAAAGGCCACAAGGGTTGATGTAGCgccggtcaccagcagcaccagggTGGCGATCTGCCAGTCTGcaggacgacacacacacacacacacacacacacacacacacacacacacacacacacaggttagaGCGGAGCATCCCGACAAAAGCACGATTCACAGGACAGCGCGGTTGAATTGAACCGCTGTGttgacaaacacaaagcaaGAGCTAATCCCACAGAGTGAAGGGAGCGAAGCAGAACGGACTCAGGCCTGCACCAGAGAGCCAGAGTCTTTACATAACATGCATGTTCAGAGGGTTAAAATGCAAAGAAATGCAATTTTCTTTCATCTCATTAACAGCTGATATCTTTTAGAATTAGATCTTTGAAATATTGTCAGTGATTTCACTCCTGCATTTGTTCTCCTCACAATCCACAAACACTACCGATGCAACTCCACCGtctctttctttatttactCAATCAGGTGTTTGTGTCACGGTTTGGGGTTTTTGgtttgtcatttcctgttttattttgtagccaaTATCCTCATGTGCCATGTGTCACTTTCCACGTCCTGCCTGTGTCGGTTTTCCTGCCCTTTATCCTGCTTACTTGTTTTTTTAGTCAACCGTTCCTTTGTATCAAAGCCCGTGTTTTCTCCTCGCTCTCGGTTGGTTTCGTCTGCGTTTCGCACCTGTTTCCTGGTCCCGTGTTCTCCTCGTGCCTTCCTCGTTTCTTGAGTTTTTTGCACATGTGGACTACTGTTTTGTTGCTGGAGTTTTGATTAACTGCCTTTTGCTTTTATGGACTTTCCTCTGCCTGCGTTTTGCTGTTTGCTCTGACTTTCATATAAGCCCATAAATAAAACTCTTGTGTTTGGGTTTTTCAGTAAACACTGAcaatttggtctataaaatgtcagtaaaatggtgaaaaacCACAGTCAGTGTCTCTCgaagcccaagatgacgtcctcagaTGTCTTGGTTTGGTCCACAAGCCAAAGACATTCAGTCTATGCTCATAGAGGAGTTAGGAAGCcagaaaatattaacatttaagaagctggaatcggA
This genomic window from Sparus aurata chromosome 13, fSpaAur1.1, whole genome shotgun sequence contains:
- the LOC115594796 gene encoding transmembrane protein 47-like: MSVNEVYVFRPFKLIALLCVFLALCLDVVALLSPAWVTADHFSLSLWESCSQSEARHPTEEEAAPWSCFSTLTSDWQIATLVLLVTGATSTLVAFLVALISLCRGTQRRHYRTVAVFLFTAVVLQACALVLYPIKFIDGTVLQTYHEFNWGYGLGWGATIFMLGGGILFCLRTDVYEDAMY